The Fictibacillus phosphorivorans genomic sequence CGTTGATCTCATGGCCATCACTATCGATTTGAACAAACACTTGAGCAAGGGCATCACGTCCAGCTCCTACTGATTGAATTCGATAATCATTCAGCTTGATAGAAGAAGGAAGCATCTTTCCAAGCGTATTGTAGATCGCTTCTACACTACCTGAACCTGTTGCAGCATCTTGAATCAGTTTTCCATCTGGAGTCAACAGTCTTAACGTCGCAGTTGGGATCTGATTTGTACCATAGTTCACTTGAATATCTTTCAATTGATATAACGGCACTTCAGGTTGTATTTTATGATCGATGAGTAGAGCGAAGATATCTTCTTCTGTCATCTCTTTTTTCTTATCAGCTAGGTGTTTAAAATCTTCAAAAAGAGCCTTGACCTTGTTCTCATCTGGATGAAAACCTAACTTATGCAAGTAATCTTTAAACGCGTGACGCCCAGAATGCTTTCCTAGCACGAGTTGGTTAGAAGGAACTCCAACAAGCTCAGGTGTGATGATCTCGTATGTTGACTTTTCTTTTAACACACCGTCTTGATGTATTCCCGACTCATGTGCAAAAGCATTCTTCCCAACAACAGCCTTGTTCGGTGGGACAGCAATTCCCGTTAGCCTGCTAACAAGCTGACTCGTACGGCTGATCTCATTTAGCTTTAAACGAGTTTTCGCTTGATAAAAATCTTCACGAATCGCCAATGCTACTGCTATCTCCTCCAACGAGGCATTTCCTGCTCTCTCACCGATTCCGTTGATCGTACATTCAACTTGGTTCGCTCCATGCTCGATCGCTGATAAAGAATTAGCAACAGCCATTCCTAAATCATCGTGGCAGTGAGCAGAAAGAATAGCATTTTCGATGTTAGGTACATGGTTTAATAGATAACGAAAGATTCTTCCATATTCCTCAGGATTCGTAAAACCAACCGTATCTGGTATGTTGATGACCGTTGCTCCAGCATCGATTACTTTCTCAACGATGCGTGATAAAAAGTTAAGGTCTGACCGGCATGCATCTTCTGCAGACCATTGCACGACAGGAAATTTTTGTCGGGCATATTTGACTGCACCAACCGCTGTCTCAACGACTTGGTCAGGTGTTTTCTTTAACTTGTATGTCATATGGATGGGGGATGTTGCTAGAAAAACATGCAGCCTTGGCTCAGCAGAATCTTTCAGAGCTTCCCACGCATAATCAATATCTGATGTATTTGAACGCGCCAAAGCTGTAACGGTTGAATTTTTTACAATCGACGCTACTTTTTTCACAGCTTCAAGATCACCTTTAGATGCAGCAGGAAAGCCCGCTTCCATCACATCGACCCCAAGCATTTCTAGCCTTTTAGCGATCTCGATTTTTTCTGCAGTGTTTAGATTGACCCCTGCTGTTTGTTCTCCATCACGCAAAGTCGTGTCAAAGATTTCAATTTTTCGCACTAGCAACGGCCTCCTTTTTTTGTTTTGCTTTTACGAATGGCATCATTGCTCGAAGTTCCCTCCCTACTTTTTCAATCGGATGGTTCTTCTCTTGGTTGTTCACCACGTGGAATACAGGTCGATTCGCTTGATTCTCTAAGATCCAACCCTTAGCAAACTCTCCCGATTGAACATCTTTCAGAACGGATTTCATTGATTCTTTAACCCTTTCGTCGATTACACGTGGTCCGGATTGAAAGTCTCCCCACTGAGCAGTATCTGAGATTGAATATCTCATTCCCTCTAGACCACCTTCATACATGAGGTCAACAATCAATTTTAATTCGTGTAAACATTCAAAATAAGCAACTTCCGGTTGATATCCAGCCTCTATTAGGGTTTCAAATCCAGCTTTCACAAGTGACGATAACCCACCACACAACACGGCCTGTTCACCAAAAAGATCCGTTTCTGTTTCTTCTTGAAAAGTCGTTTCAAGCACTCCAGCTCTAGCAGAACCAATGCCTTTAGCATAGCTAAGTGCCGTTTCTCTAGCAGTACCTGTTGCATCTTGGTATACCGCGAAAAGTGCCGGAACTCCTTCACCTGATTCAAATGTACGACGCACAAGATGACCTGGGCCTTTCGGAGCGACTAAAAATACATCCACATCTTGAGGTGGTACTACTTGGTGATAGTGAACGTTGAATCCATGAGCAAAAACGAGTGCATTACCCGGAGAGAGTTCAGGTAGAATTTCATTTCTGTAAACTTCAGGCTGCCTCTCATCTGGCAATAGAACCATTACGACTTCCGCGAGCCTAGCCGCTTCACGAACAGGATATACTTCAAATCCATCTTTAACTGCTTCGTCGAAAGAACGTCCCTCCCGAACACCAACTACAACATCATAACCACTATCCTTTAGGTTCAATGCATGAGCATGCCCTTGAGAACCATAACCTACTACCGCTACCTTCTTATTCTTTAATACATCGTTAGAAAGATCGTTTTCGTAATATACTTTTGCCATTATCATCATTCTCCTTTACATAATAGAATAGGGGTGAAGCTCAAGTACTTTCTTCTGCGTTCCACGAGGAATTGCTGTAACACCTGTTCTTGAAATCTCTTTAATACCATATGGACGGAGCAGTTCGATCAACGCATCAATCTTTTCACCGTCTCCCGTTACTTCAAGCGTTACATTTTCGAGCGAAACATCAAGGACGGTCGCTCGAAATGGCTCAATCAGCATTTTGATCTCACTCCGCGTATCAGGCGTTGTGAGAACTTTGATGAGCGCAAGTTCTCTAGAGACAAGAGCCATGTTTGTCAGATCCCGAACTTTTAGAATATTGATCTGCTTATGAAGCTGTTTTACAAGTTGTTCAGCTTTACGATCATCTTCTACCCAAACAGTTAGTGTTACTTTAGAAACGGCTGGATCTTCTGTATGTCCGACCGTGATGTTCTCTATATTGAATTGGCGTTTTGTCAGCAATCCGGTCAAACGATTCAATACACCACTTTCGTTCAGAACCGTCGCTGAAATGATCCGTCTCATCCTCTCACTCCAATCATTTCATGTAGTCCTTTTCCTGGAGCAATCATCGGATAGACATTCTCATCAGCAGTAACCACACAATCGAGCACAAATGGTTTTTTGGACGCAAGAGCTAGTGTTAGAGCTTCTCTTACATCACTTTCTGTTTCAGCTCGTTTTCCATCAATTCCGTAGGCTGATGCTAGCTTGATGAAGTCAGGTTGGATATCAAGTAGCGAGTGTGAGAATCGTTTTTCATAGAATATTTCTTGCCACTGTCTTACCATCCCGAGGGATTTATTGTTTACAATGACTACGATGACAGGAAGCTCCCAATCTTGGAGAACTCCGAGTTCTTGAAGCGTCATCTGAAACCCACCATCTCCAACAACAGCTATTACCGGGAGCTCCGGCTTACCAACTTTCGCTCCGATCGCTGCAGGAAAACCAAATCCCATCGTTCCAAGTCCTCCAGACGTTATCCATCTGTTCGGTTCTAAAAATGTATAATATTGAGCTGCCCACATTTGATGTTGGCCTACATCCGTTGAAACGATGGCTTCTCCTTTCGTTACATCATGAAGAATCTGCAGTAATTTTTGTGGTTTCAATTCTGATTCATCTGTCTTATAAGTAAGAGGAAACTCACTCTTTAACTGTGTTAGTTGAGTGACCCAATCGCTATAATCTCCCTTATCACCTTTTGTTTGATTGAGTGCAGAAAGAGTCTCTTTCGCACACCCCACGATAGGAATCTCAGTTGGCACATTTTTTCCGATCTCAGCTGGATCAATATCGATATGGGCAACCACTGCTCTTTTAGCAAAATGATCTAGGTTACCGGTTAACCTGTCATCAAACCTAGCTCCGACGCCAATCAAAAGATCACAATCATAAAGAGCCATGTTGCTTGCATATGTTCCATGCATTCCTGCCATCCCCAAGCAAAGCGGGTGTTCAGCAGGAAATCCACCAAGACCTAAAAGGGTTTGAGCAACGGGTATCTGGTGATATTCCGCAAATGCAACTAACTCCTTTTCAGCACTTGCTGCCAATACCCCAGCACCTGTTAAGAGGACAGGTTTTTTAGCTTGTAATAGCGCTTCGTTCAACCTTTTGACTTGAAGAATATTAGGTTTTAACGTCGGCTGGTAACCTGGAAGGTGAATACTTTCAACATCTTTAACTTCCGCTCTTTTAACAGCAACATCTTTCGGAATATCGATCAGTACAGGGCCCTTTCTTCCGGTGTTCGCTATATGAAAGGCTTCTTTCATAATTCTCGGCAGGTCTTCTGCACGTTGGACTTGATAATTATGTTTAGTGATCGGCATTGTGATCCCGATGATGTCCGCTTCTTGGAAAGCATCCGTTCCAATCACTGTTGTTGCTACCTGACCCGTGAAGATAACAAGAGGAATAGAATCGATCATCGCATCTGCGATACCTGTAACAAGGTTAGTAGCACCTGGTCCTGAAGTCGCTAACACCACGCCCGGTTTTCCAGTTACTCTTGCATAACCTTGCGCAGCATGAATCGCTCCTTGTTCATGTCTTGTTAGAACATGTTTCATCTCAGAATTGTAAAGGGCATCATAGATTGGAAGTACAGCACCTCCAGGATAACCAAACAAAACTTCAACATTCTCATTCTGCAACCCTTGAATAAATAGTTCAGCACCAGAGACTAATGAAGTTTCGACTGATTTATTCTCAGCCACCCAACTGGCCTTCATTTTCATTCCTCCTTTAACTTCGAACCTTTATTTGATAAAAGACTATTGGGACATCAGTTGTTGCTCTTGAAAAAGTTGATCGTATGAGAAATAACGAAAGGACAACAACATCTATAAAAACCAACAAAAAAACTTCTCCACCCAAATGGACAGGTCAATCCTATCCAAAGGGGTGAAAAAGTTTATTTTCCACGGTACCACCCTTATTCACAGTGCTTGCTGACACACGCAAGGACTGCCTCAAGACGAACGAGTCGTCATATTGATAACAAGCGATAAAAAATGGTGTTATCGCTTGGCCCTTCCTACTAAGAAACGTTCAAAAGGACACTCAGGAGGGATGTCCTGGTATTAGGAATAACCGGTTCACAGCGACCACCGGCTCTCTGTTTATCCCACATCTACCATTGTTCTCCGTCATCGTTTTATTGTTTTAAATTTTTAAGATTCCACCAGTATTAGCTGAAGTTACGAGCGCCGCATAACGTGCGAGGTAACCTTTTTTAATCTTTGGTTCGGGTTTTACCCAGCCTTCTTTTCGTTCTTTTAAGTCTTCTTCTGTTAATAAAACATGAATTGTTCTATTTACTAGATCAATTAAGATTGGATCACCATTGTTTACGAACGCGATCGGTCCGCCTTGCGCCGCTTCTGGCGAGATATGACCGATCGAGATCCCTCGAGACGCTCCAGAAAATCTGCCATCCGTGATTAGTGCTACTTTCGTACTCAATCCTCTTCCGGCAATAGCTGAAGTTGGTGAGAGCATTTCCGGCATACCTGGTCCACCCTTTGGCCCTTCATATCGAATGACAACGACATGCCCTTCTCTCACCTCACCATTATTGATGCCTTCAATCGCTTCTTCTTGGGATTCATAGACGATTGCTTCGCCTTGAAATGTTTTAATCGAAGGATCAACTGCACCCACTTTGATAACGCAACCATCTGGCGCAATATTGCCATAAAGAATGGAAAGGCCACCTACTGGTGAATATGCGTTATCTTTTCTACGAATAACATCATCATCTATGATTTCTGCATGCCGTACCCGGTGCTCTAACGTTTCACCACTTATCGTTAACCGATCGTTATGGATAGCGCCTTCCATTTTGCAGAGTTCATTGATGATGGCACTGACACCGCCCGCTCGATGAACATCCTGCATAGAATAATCCGAAGCCGGGCTGATCTTAGATAAATACGGAATACGCTCTGCGATCTCGTTGATTGACGATAAGTCATATTCAATCTCAGCTTCATTTGCAATCGCAAGCATATGAAGTACGGTATTGGTTGAGCCGCCCATCGCCATGTCTAAAGCGAAAGCATCATCAATCGCTTCTTTCGTGATAATATCTCTAGGTTTTATATTGTTTTTCACAAGATCCATCAATGACGAAGCTGCCTCTTTAATCAGTTTTCTTCTTTCGTTTGAGGTAGCTACGATCGTTCCGTTACCAGGTAGAGTGATTCCGAGCATTTCCATGATGGAATTCATGCTGTTGGCTGTAAACATCCCGGAGCATGACCCACAAGTCGGGCAAGCACTCGTTTCAAGTTCTAATAGTTCTTCTCTCGTCATCTTTCCAGCTAAGTGAGAACCTACTCCTTCAAATACCGAGGCAAGTGATAGCGATTTTCCGGCCATAGACTTTCCGGCTTCCATCGGGCCACCTGAAACAAATACTGCAGGAACATTCGTCCTTACAGCAGCCATTAACATACCAGGCGTAATCTTGTCACAGTTAGGTATGTAGAACACACCGTCGAACCAATGGGCGTTAATCACTGTTTCGGCTGCATCTGCAATAACTTCTCGACTCGGAAGCGAATACCTCATGCCGATATGACCCATCGCAATTCCATCATCTACGCCGATCGTATTAAACTCGAACGGAATTCCACCAGCTTCTCTAATGGCTTCTTTTACCCATTCACCTACTTTGTTTAGATGCATATGCCCCGGAATAATATCAACATAGGAATTACAAACACCGATAAAAGGTTTATCCATATCCTCTGGTGCAACTCCCGCTGCGTGGAGAAGACTTCTGTGCGGGGCTCTATCGATTCCTTGCTTGATCATATTACTGCGCATATCTGTAACACTCCTATACTTCTTTTATCCAGCTTGAACGGCTTGGTTCGGATACACCTTAACTCCTTCTTCAACTACTTTTTCTCTGAAGGATTTTAAAAGTTTGTTCGTATGTTCACCTGGTGCGCCGTTTCCGATTACTCTTCCATCTACTTTTACTACCGCAATAACTTCAGCTGCAGTTCCAGTTAAGAATACTTCATCAGCTACATAAACATCATGTCTCGTGAACGGTTCTTCAACCATGTTGTATCCTTGTGCTCGTGCGATCTCAACAATTGCGTTACGAGTAATTCCTTCTAGAGCTCCCAAGTATCCTGGAGGCGTTTTAATGGTATTCCCTTTGATGATGAACACGTTATCAGCAGAACCTTCCGCCACATACCCTTGATCGTTCAGCATCAAGGCTTCACTTACTCCTGCAAGACTAGCCTCAATCTTAACTAAAATATTGTTCAGGTAGTTTAGCGATTTAACTTTAGGACTTAACACATCTGGGCGATTTCTTCTGCTTGCCACCGTTATGATTTCTAAACCTGTTTCATAAAGTTTTTTAGGAAATAGTGCAAGCTGTTCCGCAATGACAATAACTCCCGGTTGGCCGCATGTAAAAGGGTCCAATCCTAAATTTCCTTTTCCTCGTGAAATGACTAATCGAATATAAGCATCACGATATTTATTTTTCTGGAGCGTTTGAACGATGATGTCTGTTAGTTCTTCTTTAGTGTGTGGAATTGTCAGCATAATGGATTGAGCTGATTCGTATAAACGTTGAAGATGTTCGTCTAATCGATACACATTTCCGTTATAGACTCGAATACCTTCAAACACCCCATCTCCATATAAAAATCCATGATCGTAAACCGAGACTTTGGCGTCATCTTTCAATACGTGCTCTCCATTAACATAAACCCATTGCTCCTGCATCGTGATCCTCCTTTACGTGTCAATTTGAATTATTTGAATTTTTTAAAAATATTTTAATAATTGTTGACAATATTACGCCCATCTTATTAAAGAATCAACCACGAATTTTGTATTTTTTAATGAATTCTGACTTTTCAGTTATTTTGTACACGCTTTCATTCCCATGACCATAAGGTTTTGAAGCTTTAACGCGTCACATTGTAAACATTTTTAAAGCGCTTTCAAATAGAAATAAAAAAACACGCTTGATTTCCTTTAACAGAGGATATCAAGCGTGTCGAAAAGTTATTTTATGTAATAATATGGCGTCCCAGGAGAGATTCGAACTCCCGACCGTACGCTTAGAAGGCGTATGCTCTATCCGGCTGAGCTACTGGGACATATGTATTGGAGCCCCTTTCGCATAGCAATGGCGCTTTCCGCAATTACCATGCGCTGCGGGCACACAGTGATTTGTTCCACCCGTCGACTGTGGATACAAATATATTTTTTATCATGCATTTTAATTTAAGATCTGTTAACTTCAGATGTAACTTTTCATGGACCATTTGAACGTGAGAAAAACAAATGGAGCGGGTGATGAGAATCGAACTCACGACCAGAGCTTGGAAGGCTCTTGTTTTACCACTAAACTACACCCGCAGACAATTTAGACCTTGTCGCGACGACATAACTAAATATACATGATATCTAAATTATAGTCAACCCATTTTCTCAACTTTTTTATTTTTTTACTGTTTTTTTCTCGAAAGTCCTACTTAACTGATCGATACGCTTACCATCCAGCGAATAAAAACTAACTGAAATACTTCTATCTTCAATTTCTAATATTGCATAAGTCTTATCAAACGAACCTCTAGGCAGCCTTATGCTTCCTGGATTGATGAAGATCATTCCCTCACGTTCAAAAGCTTCAGCTACATGTGAATGCCCAAAACATGCAATGGTTGCCCCCGTTTCCTCTGCCCTGTATGCGAGTGAAAGATAAGACATCTTCACATCATATAGATGACCATGTGTTATAAATATACACGTATCTCCCAACAACTCAATGGCTTCATTGGGAAAATCATCGCCCAAATAATCCATATTGCCTTTAACTGTTACAAAACCAGACATCTCTTTCGATGATGTCGAAAGTTCTGAATCGCCACAATGTATCATTAGATCTACATCGTCTTGATAGCGTCTCTTCAATGTTTCTAACTCATCTGTTAAACCATGACTATCGCTAACAATTAAGGCTTTTCCCATAAGAGATCCTCCTCATTGATCAGTTTTTTTAGTTTTTCCAAAGCTATTGCTCTATGACTAATTTTATTTTTTTCTTCTTTCGCTAACTCTGCCATCGAACGATTTAATTGAGGAAGAAAGAAGATCGGGTCATACCCAAAACCTTCGGACCCCCGTTTTTCTCTTAAAATCTGACCTTTACATTCTCCCTTTACAACCAGCGTTTCTTTTTGAGGTCTCGCAAAAGCTAAAGCACACACGAACTGAGCATCTCTATTGTTATCTTCAACATCTTGAAGTTCTTCTAGTACTTTTTTCATGTTATCTTCATCACTTTTATGTATTCCTGCATACCTAGCTGAATAAACACCAGGTCTTCCTTCTAAGGCATTGATTTCTAATCCAGAGTCATCAGCAATAACGGGAATATTCATCTGGTTAGAGATGGTTTCAGCCTTTAAAATGGCGTTCTCTTCAAATGTAACGCCTGTTTCTTCAACATCAGGACTTCCTTCAATATAGTTTAAAGAGAGGATCTCAACTCCAAGGTTTTCAAACATCGATTGGAATTCTTTTGCTTTACCTTTATTTTTTGTTGCAACTAAAATTTTCATGTGGTTTAT encodes the following:
- a CDS encoding 2-isopropylmalate synthase — its product is MRKIEIFDTTLRDGEQTAGVNLNTAEKIEIAKRLEMLGVDVMEAGFPAASKGDLEAVKKVASIVKNSTVTALARSNTSDIDYAWEALKDSAEPRLHVFLATSPIHMTYKLKKTPDQVVETAVGAVKYARQKFPVVQWSAEDACRSDLNFLSRIVEKVIDAGATVINIPDTVGFTNPEEYGRIFRYLLNHVPNIENAILSAHCHDDLGMAVANSLSAIEHGANQVECTINGIGERAGNASLEEIAVALAIREDFYQAKTRLKLNEISRTSQLVSRLTGIAVPPNKAVVGKNAFAHESGIHQDGVLKEKSTYEIITPELVGVPSNQLVLGKHSGRHAFKDYLHKLGFHPDENKVKALFEDFKHLADKKKEMTEEDIFALLIDHKIQPEVPLYQLKDIQVNYGTNQIPTATLRLLTPDGKLIQDAATGSGSVEAIYNTLGKMLPSSIKLNDYRIQSVGAGRDALAQVFVQIDSDGHEINGSGTAQDVLEASAKAYVHAYNKLQLHDEKKSYEAMSI
- the ilvC gene encoding ketol-acid reductoisomerase encodes the protein MAKVYYENDLSNDVLKNKKVAVVGYGSQGHAHALNLKDSGYDVVVGVREGRSFDEAVKDGFEVYPVREAARLAEVVMVLLPDERQPEVYRNEILPELSPGNALVFAHGFNVHYHQVVPPQDVDVFLVAPKGPGHLVRRTFESGEGVPALFAVYQDATGTARETALSYAKGIGSARAGVLETTFQEETETDLFGEQAVLCGGLSSLVKAGFETLIEAGYQPEVAYFECLHELKLIVDLMYEGGLEGMRYSISDTAQWGDFQSGPRVIDERVKESMKSVLKDVQSGEFAKGWILENQANRPVFHVVNNQEKNHPIEKVGRELRAMMPFVKAKQKKEAVASAKN
- the ilvN gene encoding acetolactate synthase small subunit, whose product is MRRIISATVLNESGVLNRLTGLLTKRQFNIENITVGHTEDPAVSKVTLTVWVEDDRKAEQLVKQLHKQINILKVRDLTNMALVSRELALIKVLTTPDTRSEIKMLIEPFRATVLDVSLENVTLEVTGDGEKIDALIELLRPYGIKEISRTGVTAIPRGTQKKVLELHPYSIM
- the ilvB gene encoding acetolactate synthase large subunit, giving the protein MKASWVAENKSVETSLVSGAELFIQGLQNENVEVLFGYPGGAVLPIYDALYNSEMKHVLTRHEQGAIHAAQGYARVTGKPGVVLATSGPGATNLVTGIADAMIDSIPLVIFTGQVATTVIGTDAFQEADIIGITMPITKHNYQVQRAEDLPRIMKEAFHIANTGRKGPVLIDIPKDVAVKRAEVKDVESIHLPGYQPTLKPNILQVKRLNEALLQAKKPVLLTGAGVLAASAEKELVAFAEYHQIPVAQTLLGLGGFPAEHPLCLGMAGMHGTYASNMALYDCDLLIGVGARFDDRLTGNLDHFAKRAVVAHIDIDPAEIGKNVPTEIPIVGCAKETLSALNQTKGDKGDYSDWVTQLTQLKSEFPLTYKTDESELKPQKLLQILHDVTKGEAIVSTDVGQHQMWAAQYYTFLEPNRWITSGGLGTMGFGFPAAIGAKVGKPELPVIAVVGDGGFQMTLQELGVLQDWELPVIVVIVNNKSLGMVRQWQEIFYEKRFSHSLLDIQPDFIKLASAYGIDGKRAETESDVREALTLALASKKPFVLDCVVTADENVYPMIAPGKGLHEMIGVRG
- the ilvD gene encoding dihydroxy-acid dehydratase; the protein is MRSNMIKQGIDRAPHRSLLHAAGVAPEDMDKPFIGVCNSYVDIIPGHMHLNKVGEWVKEAIREAGGIPFEFNTIGVDDGIAMGHIGMRYSLPSREVIADAAETVINAHWFDGVFYIPNCDKITPGMLMAAVRTNVPAVFVSGGPMEAGKSMAGKSLSLASVFEGVGSHLAGKMTREELLELETSACPTCGSCSGMFTANSMNSIMEMLGITLPGNGTIVATSNERRKLIKEAASSLMDLVKNNIKPRDIITKEAIDDAFALDMAMGGSTNTVLHMLAIANEAEIEYDLSSINEIAERIPYLSKISPASDYSMQDVHRAGGVSAIINELCKMEGAIHNDRLTISGETLEHRVRHAEIIDDDVIRRKDNAYSPVGGLSILYGNIAPDGCVIKVGAVDPSIKTFQGEAIVYESQEEAIEGINNGEVREGHVVVIRYEGPKGGPGMPEMLSPTSAIAGRGLSTKVALITDGRFSGASRGISIGHISPEAAQGGPIAFVNNGDPILIDLVNRTIHVLLTEEDLKERKEGWVKPEPKIKKGYLARYAALVTSANTGGILKI
- the ilvE gene encoding branched-chain-amino-acid transaminase, whose translation is MQEQWVYVNGEHVLKDDAKVSVYDHGFLYGDGVFEGIRVYNGNVYRLDEHLQRLYESAQSIMLTIPHTKEELTDIIVQTLQKNKYRDAYIRLVISRGKGNLGLDPFTCGQPGVIVIAEQLALFPKKLYETGLEIITVASRRNRPDVLSPKVKSLNYLNNILVKIEASLAGVSEALMLNDQGYVAEGSADNVFIIKGNTIKTPPGYLGALEGITRNAIVEIARAQGYNMVEEPFTRHDVYVADEVFLTGTAAEVIAVVKVDGRVIGNGAPGEHTNKLLKSFREKVVEEGVKVYPNQAVQAG
- a CDS encoding metallophosphoesterase family protein; the encoded protein is MGKALIVSDSHGLTDELETLKRRYQDDVDLMIHCGDSELSTSSKEMSGFVTVKGNMDYLGDDFPNEAIELLGDTCIFITHGHLYDVKMSYLSLAYRAEETGATIACFGHSHVAEAFEREGMIFINPGSIRLPRGSFDKTYAILEIEDRSISVSFYSLDGKRIDQLSRTFEKKTVKK
- a CDS encoding XTP/dITP diphosphatase — protein: MKILVATKNKGKAKEFQSMFENLGVEILSLNYIEGSPDVEETGVTFEENAILKAETISNQMNIPVIADDSGLEINALEGRPGVYSARYAGIHKSDEDNMKKVLEELQDVEDNNRDAQFVCALAFARPQKETLVVKGECKGQILREKRGSEGFGYDPIFFLPQLNRSMAELAKEEKNKISHRAIALEKLKKLINEEDLLWEKP